DNA from Deltaproteobacteria bacterium:
GGACCGGGGCCGTCGGGAATCGCGCTGACTCCCGACGGCGCCACCGCGTACGTGACCAGCTTCGTGGGGAACTCGGTGTCGGTGATCGACATCGACTCGCTCAGCGTGGTGGCTACCGTTGCGGTCGGCAAACTTCCCGTCGACGTCGCCATAGGTGTCGTTCCATGATTCGTTCGATGAAGAGATCGCTCTCGCTGGTTACGGTGATCAGCCTGGTGTTCGGCGTTGGTGCGGTGCACGCGTCGGAGAAATCCAATCGCCTGCAGTCGCGTGGCCTGGTTGAATTTCATGCCGGGCGCTACAGCGAAGCGATGACCCTGTTCGATGAGGCGGTGGCCAGCGATCCCGACGACGTCTACGCGCGCTACTACCGTGGTGTCACGCGCGCCCGACTGGGCGACACCGCCACCGCGATCAGCGATCTGCGGGCGGTGCTGGCGGCCCAGCCGCAACTCGATCAGGCCGCGGTCGATCTCGGTGTCGTGCTGGTACAAACCGGCCAATCGGCCGAGGCCGTGCCGTACCTCGAACAAGCGCAGCGTAATCCGGAACTGGCCGGGCAAGCGTCGCTGTTCTTGGGCATCGCGCAGCTCCGACAGGACCAAGTCGAGCCGGCGGAGGCCAGCTTTACGCGCGCGGAGAAGGACCCAGAATGGGCCAACTCGGCGCGCTACTACCTCGGTGTCGTGAACTTCCGTGAAGGCAACTGGTCGCTCGCCGAGCGTCAGTTTTCATCCATCGTCGCCGACAGCCCCGACTCCGAGATGGGTCGCGAAGCCGCGGCGTTCATCGAGCGGCTGCGGGTGACCGGCACCAAGGTGTTTCATATCTATGGTGGCGCCAACTTTCAGTTCGACAGCAACGTCATCTTGGCGCCGGCGAATGCCGCGCTCAAGGGCACGCAACAGCAGCAGGCCGACGGCCGCGCCACGTTTCAAGTCGGCGGCCGCTATACCCTCTGGCATTCGCGACAGCTATTTGCGGCGGTCGGCTACGAAGCCTACCAGGATGCGCACGTCAATCTGAGCCAGTTCAACGTCGAAGACCACCGCGGTAGCGTGCAACTGGGGTGGAACCCGGGCCCGTTTCGGATTGGTTTGATCGGGCGCTACGATTACTACCTGCTGCAAACAAATAGTTTCCTCCAGGCGGGTTCCGCGTTAACATGGGCTGAAATAGCGGAGGCGAATCTGGGTCGAATGGAAGTTTCCTTTGGTGTGCACCGGAACGACTTCAAGAATTCCGCGTTCTTTGTGCGCGATGCCTTCAACTATGCGCCCGGCGCCAGGCAGTACGTCTATCTGGGATCGCCCGACCGATATGTGGCGGTGGGATACCAGTGGGATCGCGAGGATCCGGTGGTGTCGAACGACATCCCGCCCAAGCAGGGCCAGACCGCCGCGTCGCAAGCCAACTCCTTCGCCTACGACGGCAACGAGGTCAACGCCGGCTTCGGTTGGGATTTCCCGGAGTCCATCATCTTCGGGCTGAACTTCTCGTATCGCCACGAGCGCTACGCTCCGCCGAGCAACGGCCGGCGTGACGACGAGTACGGACTGGTTGCGGACTGGCGTCGGCCGATCGACGAACATATCGATTTCGTCCTGGCCTACATCGGCGACTTCAACAATTCCAATCAGGGGCAATTCACTTACGATCGCAACATTGGTTCCATTGGCTTCGAAGCGAGGTTCTAACTATGAATCGTAAACGAACCATCACGATCCTAACCGGCTTGCTCCTTTCACTGACGGTTGTTGCGCACGCACAGGAGGTCGGCACGGTGGCGGCCGCCGACGGCAGTGGCGAGATCGGCCGCGACGGCGGGTGGACGCCAGCGGCGATTGGCGCCGCCATCTACAGCGGCGACCACCTGCGGACCGGCCAGCCCGGCCGGCTCCGCGTCGTCTTTCAGGATGACAGCGTCCTGACGGTCAGCGCCAGTTCGGAGGTGACGGTCGACCGCAACGTCTTCGATCCCAAGCAAGGCAAGGTGGAGTCGTCCTTCGATCTGCTCAAAGGCAAAGTCAGTTCGCTCGTCAGCGAGTACTACCACAACACCGGCGCCGTCTATCAAGTGAAGTCGCCGACCGCCGTCGCGGGCGTGCGCGGTACGGAGTTCACCATCGCGTACAACGCGGATTCCGACAGCACGGAAGTGGTCGGGATCAGCGGTCACGTGGAGGTGCGGGGTCTGGCCGATCCGTCCGCGCCGGGCGTGCTGATCACGGCGGAGGAGACGACGATGGTGCGACGCGGCGAATTGCCCAGCTCACCCCGTCGGCTCGACGACGCCTTCATGCGCCAGCAACTCAGCGACATCAGTTTCGTCGGCGGCGGCCGGGCCGAGAGTTTGGGAAGCGATCATCCCCTCCGCGTCGGGGCGAGCGTGCCGGCATCCGATCGCGCCGGTGTGACGGCGGGACCGCCGCCGGTCGTCGACCTGTCGACGCAGACCTTCAGTCGGCGCGATGCCAGCGACCTGATCGGCAAACCGGGCCTGTCGGGCCTGCGTGGCCAACTCGGCATCTCGTTCTGAGTGTCACGAGCACGCGTCACGAATTTCTGATCGTTGCATCACGAGTGCGCGATCGGCTGGCGCGGCTGTGCGCCGAGTTTAACGGAAGCCAAAAAGGATGAGCCACTCGCTGCGCGGTTTCGCGCTCGCGGTGCTGGCCGCGGCCTTGTGGGGCTTGGCGCCGGTGGCGACCAAGGGCGCGCTGGCCGGCTACGCGCCCGAACTGATCAGCGTCGTGCGCTTGGGGTTGGCCGCGTTGCTCTTCCGCGTCCTGGGCGGTACCGGCACGCGCTGGTGGTCCGGTAACGGCTGGTCGTGGATCAGCGGCATCGCGCTCGGCGCTGACTTCATCATGTACAACTACGGCCTGCGTCTGACCGACGCCGGTGTGTCGGGACTGGTAATCAATATCGAGTTGGTCACCACCATCGGACTTGCCGTGTGGCTGCTCGATGAACGGTTGACCCGCCGCCGCACGCTGGGATCCGCTGTGACATTGCTCGGCGCGATTTACGTTGGCCTCAACGGCGCGGCGCTCGGCGATCTCGTCGCGCGCGATCGTCTCATTGGCAACGGGTTGGTGATGCTGGCGGGCGTCGCGTGGTCCGTGTTCGCGGTGGCGCAACGCAAGGTGCCGCGGCAGGGCAATCTGTTTCAGCTGCTGGCGCCGATCTTCTTCGTTGCCGCGTTGACCGCGGTGCCGCCGCTGTTGCTCCCGTCGGCGTGGCACAATCCAACCGGAGTGGCGCCGACACTGATGCTGCTCGTGCTCGTCCTCGCGTGCACCATAGGTGTCTATGCGGCGTACGCGCGCAGCCAGGAGTTGGTGGACGTGAGCGTGTTGGCGATCGTGTTAGCGTCGATCCCGGTGTTCGCGATCGCGTTCGCCTGGCTGTTGTTGGGTGAGCCCGTAACCATGCGAGTGATCGTTGGCGGTGCGATCATTCTCGCCGGCGTATTGCTGATCACCATCGAACGGCCAGCGACGACAGCCGTGGAGCGGGCGCAGTGAAAATGAAGTGCGGGACCGCTCAGGCTGAGCCCATCGAAGCACGGGGCTGGGCTTTCAGCCGTCCGCTCGCGTCGCCAGCGATCGCGTTCGAAGGGAAGCGGTGTGCACTCGCTCGATTGGGCTGAGCGTCGTGCCGGTCAGGCGCGGCATCTTCTTCGCCGTCGCGTGGAGCGGCTGGTTCGGCCAGGTGTGGTCACGACAATACCAAGAAGGAGGCATCGGAGTCCTGCTCGAAAGCGCGGAGATCGGCCTCATGCTGCCGGAGCAGCGACTCGATCTCGTCCGTGGAGCAGTTGCCCCGACGTATCCACACCACCTTCGGCGGGTGCCCGCGCAGAAAGCTGAGTTGATGAAAATCGGAATCCTTAGGAGACGATCGTGAAGCCTTGGGTCCCCGCGTGCTGCCAGACGGCATCGTCATCGGCGCGGCCAAGCCCGACATTACGAACGTGATCGCTGTTCGGGAATACATCTGCCAGCGACCCTACGAGCCGGTGCGAGAGATTCTGGTCGAAGAGCAAGTTCACGTCGGGGGAACTTCAAGGAGTCGTCGCTCTCGATCGGCTGCAAATGCCAAGCAGGCGCGGATATCCTCGCGGGTGAGATCCGGGAAGTCACTGAGAATCTGCGTCTCAGACATCCCCGAGGCGAGATACTCGAGCACATCGTACACGGTGATCCGCAGCCCGCGAATACACGGCTTCCCTCCACGCTTCCCCGGTTCAATCGTGATCAAAGCACGATAGTCCATGTGCGCACCGTATGCCTGTCTTTGCCCTGCCGTCAACCGTCACTGCTGCGCAAGCCGAACGTTGGCGCGTATGCGCGGCGCGCTCGCAAGTTCAGAATACGCCCCCACGGCGCGTCCGCTCGACACGCTGGTTCTACGCACGGCAGCGGCTACGACGGAAGCTTGTCCCACCTGCCTAGATGCGATTTGACGTCGCGCCATCCGAGCCCCTCGAACCCGGGCTTGTATGGCTTGCCGTCCCGCTTCGTTTTGCGCTGGCCGAGCCAAGCCTCGTGAACCTCAGCGCTCGAAAGGACGTAGTACTCGAATGGCAAGTCGAGGTCAGCCGGGATGAACGCGACCACGTAGAACAGGTCGTTCTGTGGGTTCCGTTCGAGAGCCACCTTGCTGACCGGCACCCAGGTCTTGGTGGACGCCGTCTTAACCTGGACCGTGAAGCGCGTTCCCCCGGGTGACGAGCAAATGAGATCGAGCGCAGGTGTGTTGCCGAGAGTGATCGCCGCGTCGTGACTGCGCCTCGACAGCTCAGACGCTACGCCTAGCGCTCCGGCCCAACCGGTGTGGTGCCTCGAACGTGGCATGGCTCCCCCTCTTGTTGCGTAGAACAAGTATTCGGCCGGTCTCTAGTAACGCGGCCAACGTTGCATGGTTCGGAACGCAACACGGGTGGTTCGCGCTTCGCAACGGCGGTGATCGGGCTCTCGATTCGCGCACTTGGCGGTCCGGCGTGACGGCGGTCTCTCCTTACTTACGCTGCGTGCGCCGGTCAGTCGAAGATCGCACGGGGCCGTGATGAGCGCGGACGCTCACCACCCCAGCAGTCGGTCCACTGGGCTGCGCAGCCCGCCCGGTCCCCGATTAGGACCCTTCGACCCGCTCAGGACAGGCGTGGGTATAGATCACGGTGGTACTGACATCGCGATGCTCTTGTTGGGCGAGCCGATCACCCCGCGAGTTATCGGTGGCGGTGCGATCATTCTTGGCTGCGTATTGCTGATCACCATCGAACGGCCGGTAACGACGGCTGTGGAGCGGGCGCAATGAAAATGGAGTGTGGGTTATGAACAGCACGCTGAACCGATGCCAGGTGTTTGTGACACTCGCGGAGCGTGGTACCAATAAGGCATGACGATACTGCGCCGGGCGTTGATCGTCTTGGTAGTCTATCGAACGATGCTGTCGGCGCTCGCGTGCGCTCAGACGATCGATGAGTTCCCGCTGCCAACGCCCAACAGTCAACCGGCTTTCATCGTCGTTGGCGGAGACAACAAGTTGTGGTTCACCGAGCTCCGCGGCGCGATTGGGCGCGTCAGTCCGAGTAGTACGGACGTGATCACGGAGTTTCCCGTGCGCCCGATCGATAGCCCGTCGGCTCCCGCTGTTATCGCGCATGGCAAGGGCTTGGAACTCTGGTTCACCGACTATACCCACAGCACCTTCGGGCACGTCGCATTTGACGGCAACGCCATTGAGTACTCACCACTGACTGGTGCCCCGGGTGGGATCACGTTGGGGTCCGATGGCAACATCTGGATCGCAGAGACGCGCACGCACTTACTCGCCCGCGTGCGGGTGAGGAGTTTTCTCGATGTGGAGGAGTTTCAAGTCAACGCCGTCTCGCCGGCGAGCATCACGTCGGGCCCCGACGGCAATCTGTGGTTCACCGACAGCGCGGATCTGATCGGGCGAGTGCCGCCGACGAACGTGGCTGCGAGCGTCGTGTTCCCGGTTCTAACGGACCACAGTCGTCCGCTGGGAATCGCCTCTGGCCCCGACGGCAACCTGTGGTTTACTGAATCAGAAGGCAACAAGATCGGACGCATCACGATCACCGGCACCGTCAGCGAGTATCCCGTACCGACGGCGAACAGTCGTCCCTACTTCATCACCGCGGGCGCCGACGGCAACTTGTGGTTTACCGAGAACGGCGCAAACAAGATCGGCCGGATTTCGCCGAGCGGCACCATCGAGGAGTTCACGATCCCAACCGCCGCCAGCGACCCGCGTGGCATCGCTTGGGGTCCAGACGATCAGATCTGGTTCTGCGAAACGGCCGTAAACAAAATTGCGCGGGTCAACATCGGCGTGCCCACACCCACGCTCATCAACACGCCGACTCGGACGCCGACCTGGACGGTCTCGCCGACGCTCACGCCGCTGCCGACCACGACCCCAACGGCAACGCGGACGGAAACCGTCCCATCAACCGCGACGACGACTGCCCTCGGTGCGGCGACCGCGACGGCGAGCGCGTCGCCGACCGCCAGCGCGACGGCCACGCCCACGTTGATAACAGTGCCGCTCGTCACACCGGTGACTGTGACGGACACGACGATCGCAGTCAGTGACGTGAGCGTGCTTCCCAACAGCGGGACGGTGATGATCGACAACGAACAGATGACCTACGACGGCAAGCAGCCCTTCGCTAGTGCCAGCGCAATTGGAAGTGCGGCCGCCGCGCAGCCGGGAGTGCTGTTGAACGTCCGACGCGGCGTAAACGGAACGATGCCGGCCGCTCATCAGGCGGGAGCGATCGTCGTGTTGATTCGGACCACGCGATGTGTCGGCGACTGCGATGGCGGCCATACGGTCACCGTCGAAGAGTTGGTCAAGGGAGTCAACATCGCGCTTGGCATCGCGCCACTTACCGACTGCGACGCGTTCGATGCCAACAACGATAGCGAGGTGACGGTCGAGGAGTTGGTTACGGCGGTGAGTAGCGCGTTGAACGAATGCCCCTCGGCATGAATCTGGCCGTCTCGCTCAGTCCTCTGTTTCGGTGTCCATCTCCGCCGAGCCCGCTTGACCCTCAGGCTCAACCGCTGCCTCTGCCGGCGCCTTCGCCTTGAGTGCGCGGTGCGCGCGCAGCAACTCCTCGCGACTCGACTCGTCGCGAAGGATGGCCAGGCCGCGCCTTGCGATGGCCTCGGCACGCCCGCGGTCGTGGAGGTTTACCGCCGCGATCTCCATCATCGCGATGTAGGGAAGCGCTTCCGCCGGAAACTGTTCGGCGATTGTCTGGTACGCGTCGATGGCTTCCTCGTAGCGCCCCCGCTTACGTTTCGCCTCGGCGATGCTGTAAGCGGGCTCGTTTCGGCCCGCATGACGAGGAAAAAACAGAGAGCCCGTGGGCTGTGCGGCGAGGGCCGCGAGTGGTGCCGCAATGATGATCGCGGCCACGATCGCACACGCGAGACCCAGGAGTCGCTTCAACGCGCCGTCCGAATCCCCGATCGTCGTTGCAAAGAGAAGCCAGGCGATCACGCCGAGCGGAATGGCGAACAGGATGCGCCAACCCAGCGCGATCAGAATCTCTCGGCGATCATCCATGCAGCGAGGTGCAGTCAGGTGCTGCCCGACTCGTACCACCCGCAATCCCGTGGCGCCACTCGCGCGAAGGACGGGCGTTGCTCAATGGTCTCGCAGTCGGTCGAGTTGCCGGCGGTCGCGCTTGGTCGGCCGGCCGCTGCCGGGCTCGCGCTGCAACGGCGGGGGTTCACGCCGGGCGCGCGGCGGTGGCGGCGGAGTGAAGTCTTCGTAGAGCAGACGCGCTTGCTCGGCTGGTCCGCGGCGCTCCGACAGCAGGCGCACCTCGAGTTCGCGTGCGCCTCCTTCGGTGGTGACGGTCAGACGATCGCCGACGCGCAGCGCTTTGTGTGGCTTGGCGCTGGCGCCGTTGACGTGGACCTTGCCGCCATCGCAGGCAGTGGCCGCGAGTGTACGGCTGCGAAACATGCGCGCTGCCCACAGCCAGCGATCGAGGCGGACGGACTCGGTGGCGCTGTCGATCATCGTCACCACGCGGTCCACCCGCCGTCGACGTAGACCACCGAGCCGGTGACGTAGCTCGACTGCGGCGAGGCGAGGAACACGACAGCGGTGCGGACTTCGTCGGGCCGTCCGAGTCGGCCGAGCGGCGTGAGTCGCTCCATTCGCTCTCGATTGTCGCCCTTGGCGAGTCCACCTTCGGTCATTTCGGTGGGGAACCACGCTGGCGCGATCGCGTTGACGGTGATCTTGTGCGGCGCCCACTCGATGGCCAGCTGCCGCGTGAAATTTTCCGCCGCGGCCTTACTGGCTGCGTAACCGGCGCTCCGGTAGATGCCGTTGGCGAGCGCGGCCACCACCGACGTGACGTTGATGATTCGCCCGCCGACGCCGCGAGCGATCATGCGCCGGCCGACTTGCTGACAGAAGTGAAAAACGGCGTGGACGTTGACGTCAAAGGCGTGCTGCCACTTCTCGATCGAGTAGTGTTCAACCCGACCGGTCGGGGCGACGCCGGCATTGTTGACGAGCACGTCAATTTCGCCGAACTGCTGACTGACCTCCGCGACCGCGCGGGCGATGTCGCCGGGTTGCCGCAGGTCGGCAGTGGCGACGACGGCGCGCCGGCCGAGCGTCCGCAGTTCGTCGGCGAGATCGTCGAGCCGTTCACGCCGGCGCGCCACCAGCGCGACATCCGCACCGGCGATGGCCAGCGCCCGCGCGAACTCCACGCCGAGTCCCGCCGATGCCCCGGTGACCAACGCGACCTTGCCGTTCAATCCGAAGAGGTCCTGCAGTGTATCCATCGTCTTCTCCGCCTGGTTTCGCACCAGAAGCGGCCCCTCGATACGCAGCCCTTCGATACGAAGGCTTCGCCTTCTACTCAGTGCCGCTACTCGGGGAAGCGGTTGTTCTTACGGAATCCAATTCCCGTTTGCCCGAGTAGATCGCGAAGCGATCGTATCGAGGGCCTTCTTGTGCGGGCCCCTCCGATTCCGCCGTTGCGACTAGCGAGTTGCGCCGGGACTCACAAGCCGTGTTAAACTCGGAATGCCATGGTGATGGATGGAGAGAGCAGACATGAGTGATCTCGTACTCGATCGCGGGCGCTGTGCCGTGGTCGTGATCGAATGTCAGAACGATCTGATCCACGAATCGAAGATCGGCGTCAAAGGCATCGGCGGGGCGTTGGCCACCGCGGTGCGTGATCGAGGTGTGCTACCTCGCATCAGTCAGGTGTTACAGGCCGCCCGCGCCGCGGGCGTGCCGGTGTTGTATGCGAACAAGGAAAGTCGTCCCGGTATGCCCACGACCGACGCGCCGATATTCCGTTGGAGTCAGAAACATCCGATGCTGATCGAAGGCACCTGGGGCGCGGCCGTCCACGACGCGATCGCGCCGCAGCCCGGTGATCATGTGTTGCGGCGCGTGCTCAGTATCGATGCGTCGTACGGCTCCGGACTGTATGGCACGTTGCGCGCACTGCAGCGCGATACGCTGATCGCGCTCGGGGTCTCGACCAACTTCGCGGTCGAAGGCACGGTGCGCGGCGCGGTGAATCGCCTGTTCCGGACCGTCGTGGTGGGAGACTGCTGCGCCAGCGTGCCCGAGGAGATGCACCGCTTCTCGGTCGAACGGATCCTGTCGTTACTCGGAACCGTGACGACGAGCGATGCGGTGATTGCGGCGCTGCGGCAAACGTTTCCGTCTCCCTGAGGGGCTGTCCACAAGCGCGCGCTGGTTCCAACCAGATTTCCCTCTCCTTGTAGGGGCGACGCATGCGTCGCCCGCGACGTGACATGTTCGCGGCGGAGAAGCCGGAGGGCGATGCATGCATCGCCCCTACGCTCAGAGAAAGTCGAAAGTCTCTGAGGGAGAGGGTCAGGGTGAGGAGGGCAGCGGCGTGCGCGATTGCCCTCACCCCAGCCCTCTCCCAGAGGGAGAGGGAGCGAGCGTCGACCTACAGTTTGCCCAGAACCGACTCGGCGCTCGATACGTTGAGCCCCGGACCGGGCTCGACGAGCAAGTCTTGCACGACGCCGTCGTTGACGATCATCGCGTAGCGTTGCGAACGCAGGCCCATGCCAAACCCGCTGGCGTCGAGCGTGAGACCGAGCGCCTTGGTCAGATCGCCGTTACCGTCGGCGATCATGCGCACCTTGCCGGCCGCGTTGTTGGCCTTGCCCCACGCGCCCATGACGAAGGCGTCGTTGACCGACAGGCAGACGATGTCCTTCACGCCCTTGGCCTTGATCGCGTTGGTCTGCTCCAGGAATCCGGGCAGGTGCTTCATCGAACACGTCGGGGTGAACGCGCCCGGCACGGCGAACACGACGACCTTCTTACCCTTGAAGATTTCATCGACCGTGACCGGCTTGGGGCCGCTGTCCCCCATCTCCGCCAACTTCACATCGGTCGGCAAACGATCGCCCGCTTTGATGGCCATGTAGTCCTCCTCAGCTTTGAATGTAGATCCTTCCTTTATCTGGGCCCCCGCAGCGGATCAACCCGCGGTCGCATGCGAGTTTCGCAGCATGCGAATTCGCGGTTGCCCGATGCGGTTGCGTCGCGTAAACTCCGCATCGTGAAAACATCGAGTCAATCGCAGCGGGTAGTAGGATCGGCGTTGATCGTTGCAGCCTTGCTGCTGGCAGGCTGCGCCGGTAGCGGCGAACCGGCGTCGACGGGCTCGGTCTCCGGCTCGACCTTCGCGCGGATTCAGACTGAAGTCTTCAACGTCAGTTGCTCGTCCGACTCGTGCCACAGCAGCGTGGGACGCGCCGGCAACTTGGTGCTTGAGGAGGGTCAGTCTTGGGACAGCTTGGTCAACGTTTCCCCAAGCAACCCGGTCGCCGCAGCCGACGGGTGGATGCGGGTGATGCCCAGCCGGCCGGACTCAAGTTTCTTGCTCGCCAAAGTGGC
Protein-coding regions in this window:
- a CDS encoding tetratricopeptide repeat protein, with protein sequence MKRSLSLVTVISLVFGVGAVHASEKSNRLQSRGLVEFHAGRYSEAMTLFDEAVASDPDDVYARYYRGVTRARLGDTATAISDLRAVLAAQPQLDQAAVDLGVVLVQTGQSAEAVPYLEQAQRNPELAGQASLFLGIAQLRQDQVEPAEASFTRAEKDPEWANSARYYLGVVNFREGNWSLAERQFSSIVADSPDSEMGREAAAFIERLRVTGTKVFHIYGGANFQFDSNVILAPANAALKGTQQQQADGRATFQVGGRYTLWHSRQLFAAVGYEAYQDAHVNLSQFNVEDHRGSVQLGWNPGPFRIGLIGRYDYYLLQTNSFLQAGSALTWAEIAEANLGRMEVSFGVHRNDFKNSAFFVRDAFNYAPGARQYVYLGSPDRYVAVGYQWDREDPVVSNDIPPKQGQTAASQANSFAYDGNEVNAGFGWDFPESIIFGLNFSYRHERYAPPSNGRRDDEYGLVADWRRPIDEHIDFVLAYIGDFNNSNQGQFTYDRNIGSIGFEARF
- a CDS encoding FecR domain-containing protein; the protein is MNRKRTITILTGLLLSLTVVAHAQEVGTVAAADGSGEIGRDGGWTPAAIGAAIYSGDHLRTGQPGRLRVVFQDDSVLTVSASSEVTVDRNVFDPKQGKVESSFDLLKGKVSSLVSEYYHNTGAVYQVKSPTAVAGVRGTEFTIAYNADSDSTEVVGISGHVEVRGLADPSAPGVLITAEETTMVRRGELPSSPRRLDDAFMRQQLSDISFVGGGRAESLGSDHPLRVGASVPASDRAGVTAGPPPVVDLSTQTFSRRDASDLIGKPGLSGLRGQLGISF
- a CDS encoding DMT family transporter — encoded protein: MSHSLRGFALAVLAAALWGLAPVATKGALAGYAPELISVVRLGLAALLFRVLGGTGTRWWSGNGWSWISGIALGADFIMYNYGLRLTDAGVSGLVINIELVTTIGLAVWLLDERLTRRRTLGSAVTLLGAIYVGLNGAALGDLVARDRLIGNGLVMLAGVAWSVFAVAQRKVPRQGNLFQLLAPIFFVAALTAVPPLLLPSAWHNPTGVAPTLMLLVLVLACTIGVYAAYARSQELVDVSVLAIVLASIPVFAIAFAWLLLGEPVTMRVIVGGAIILAGVLLITIERPATTAVERAQ
- a CDS encoding DUF433 domain-containing protein, with amino-acid sequence MDYRALITIEPGKRGGKPCIRGLRITVYDVLEYLASGMSETQILSDFPDLTREDIRACLAFAADRERRLLEVPPT
- a CDS encoding SMP-30/gluconolactonase/LRE family protein: MTILRRALIVLVVYRTMLSALACAQTIDEFPLPTPNSQPAFIVVGGDNKLWFTELRGAIGRVSPSSTDVITEFPVRPIDSPSAPAVIAHGKGLELWFTDYTHSTFGHVAFDGNAIEYSPLTGAPGGITLGSDGNIWIAETRTHLLARVRVRSFLDVEEFQVNAVSPASITSGPDGNLWFTDSADLIGRVPPTNVAASVVFPVLTDHSRPLGIASGPDGNLWFTESEGNKIGRITITGTVSEYPVPTANSRPYFITAGADGNLWFTENGANKIGRISPSGTIEEFTIPTAASDPRGIAWGPDDQIWFCETAVNKIARVNIGVPTPTLINTPTRTPTWTVSPTLTPLPTTTPTATRTETVPSTATTTALGAATATASASPTASATATPTLITVPLVTPVTVTDTTIAVSDVSVLPNSGTVMIDNEQMTYDGKQPFASASAIGSAAAAQPGVLLNVRRGVNGTMPAAHQAGAIVVLIRTTRCVGDCDGGHTVTVEELVKGVNIALGIAPLTDCDAFDANNDSEVTVEELVTAVSSALNECPSA
- a CDS encoding RNA-binding S4 domain-containing protein, whose product is MIDSATESVRLDRWLWAARMFRSRTLAATACDGGKVHVNGASAKPHKALRVGDRLTVTTEGGARELEVRLLSERRGPAEQARLLYEDFTPPPPPRARREPPPLQREPGSGRPTKRDRRQLDRLRDH
- a CDS encoding SDR family oxidoreductase is translated as MDTLQDLFGLNGKVALVTGASAGLGVEFARALAIAGADVALVARRRERLDDLADELRTLGRRAVVATADLRQPGDIARAVAEVSQQFGEIDVLVNNAGVAPTGRVEHYSIEKWQHAFDVNVHAVFHFCQQVGRRMIARGVGGRIINVTSVVAALANGIYRSAGYAASKAAAENFTRQLAIEWAPHKITVNAIAPAWFPTEMTEGGLAKGDNRERMERLTPLGRLGRPDEVRTAVVFLASPQSSYVTGSVVYVDGGWTAW
- a CDS encoding cysteine hydrolase translates to MSDLVLDRGRCAVVVIECQNDLIHESKIGVKGIGGALATAVRDRGVLPRISQVLQAARAAGVPVLYANKESRPGMPTTDAPIFRWSQKHPMLIEGTWGAAVHDAIAPQPGDHVLRRVLSIDASYGSGLYGTLRALQRDTLIALGVSTNFAVEGTVRGAVNRLFRTVVVGDCCASVPEEMHRFSVERILSLLGTVTTSDAVIAALRQTFPSP
- a CDS encoding peroxiredoxin, translating into MAIKAGDRLPTDVKLAEMGDSGPKPVTVDEIFKGKKVVVFAVPGAFTPTCSMKHLPGFLEQTNAIKAKGVKDIVCLSVNDAFVMGAWGKANNAAGKVRMIADGNGDLTKALGLTLDASGFGMGLRSQRYAMIVNDGVVQDLLVEPGPGLNVSSAESVLGKL